Below is a window of Cryptococcus neoformans var. neoformans JEC21 chromosome 12 sequence DNA.
ACGCAAGATGGAGAATATTCACTTTTCCTTGTTCCTGAGCTCGCTGATATCACAAAAGGCTCGAGGTAAGTGTTTCTCCAAGTGAACGTACCAATGCGGGACGGTTTTGGAAGTGCTGCTGCTTTGGAGGGTTGGGGGATCGAAAATCAGTGAAGCCAAGGAGGTTATCGAGCTCCTTCGCCATCGTCGCAAGGAGGGGCCCGGCTTCCCCCGAAGACTCAATTATTTCACGGATGGGTGGGCAGCAAGGGATGAAATTGTCATGTAGGCGTGTGTGACGCGAGGGACATGGTGTGAAATTGTGATATGTCGTGGTGTTAATATTAGTGTACAACACAGGTACGTATAGCGATAGCGATAAGTGGATGGTGGGATAGGCAACGAAAATCTGTAGTCAGTGGGGTGAGGTTTATATACACCGgagcttgggaagatgatgtctGTCATAGTATACATTCGAGAAAGATCGGTAATGTTCGAGAAAATGGATGGAACGCGAACGAAATCGGGAGCACGAGCATGTTTCTATGCGTGGGTTGAGTGACCTCCCCTGAACAGTTTCCCAAAACCAAAAAGATCTTCTCCGACCGGGATTCGAACCCGGGTCGTCCGCGCCACCTTGGAAGTTGAGTTCCTGAAAAGCGGATATACTAACCCCTGTACTATCGAAGATTCATTGTGATAGATGAATTATGTAATTATATAACTCATAACAGTCTAGTGTCAATGAGCTACTCTTGACTGTTGTTGTCTCCGTCGTACGTCTCCTTCCCAAATGCATTTGTTTGCTATATGCCGGCTCTATGTCTAGTGATGTCTTACTGGCATAGCGAGCAAAAGAAAGGTTACTGGTTTAAGATGCGATAGGCAACAGCAGGCAAATTTGAGCTACCGGACTCTGTCAGGTCAGGCCGCCGGAGCAAGGGGATGGGATTGGTAACTGCGTACTATCGTTCACCCACCTTGGTCAAAGGCTGCTTATTGTCGACTAGGTCTTCGGTAGCTCGACATCTTCTCGCCATATATCCCCGGCTTACCACAAAAGTGGCGGCCTTGTTGTGAAGTGTCTATAAACgcatgaagaaaagaaagaaactATTTTAGAATCTGAAACAATATGTAAAAATCAGCCACACATCAGCCACGCCACAAGTGGTCTCTCTCCGAATCCTCCGTGTCCCAGGCTCCCATTTCCTCGCTCCTCCAACAAACCTGAGGAGAAGGTAGACGAGGGGTCTGGGCGGCGATAAGTGTCAGACGCCGTCATTGGcttgaggaggttgagcTGCTCAAGTTCGGAGACTTTGGCTATGGCTCTGGCGTCGTAAAGGTGCTTTCACTGGGGAAACTCGCGATATCTACCTCGGTACGCCTTCATCAGCTCACCCATCTCCTGAAAGACGTTGTTGGCCTCGCTGACGACCTCTCCGCTTAGCTTGTTGTGTGGAACAGGTATTTCGTCAGCATCTTCGTACAAGCGGTCTCGGAGAGCAGTGTACAAGTTAGTGATGAGAAAAGAGCAGAAAGCtacaaaagagaaaaacTAATTTAAGGGTGTAGAATTTGAACGAAAAAGACCGCGTGGTCATCATTCTAAAACGAGAAGCTAGACTAACTCTGTCATGTTAATCTCGTAGAAGATGTCATCCTCCCTCAGTTCCGCATCCAATCGCAAATGGAAAACGCAAGCTAATTGGGGGTTCAGCTGTGTAAGTCTCGCTGGGTACATCCCTGTGATCTTTTCGTTCGTTGCCAAAGTCTTGCTCGATAACTTCGATACTTTGCTTCGGCATGGTTGTACGTAGCCTCGGCCTGCCAAACCTTGGATGGCGGCAATTTCTAAGTTCTAAGTTCTCGATCTTCTACATGAGATCGTCAATACCAGTATCAGCGGCATGGCGGATGTGATTGTCTTGACTTACACACCGGGTGCCTGGGCTTCAGCCTTGAGTGTCTTCATGAAAGCCTCTGATCCGGAAAGATACATAGACTGAGCCTGCGGCTGATGCTGCCTTTGCAAGTATGCCCGATGTGACGGAGTTTAGTCTAGCTGCTCTTTTAGATAGATGACTGCGTGGTCTTTTTCGTTCAGACTGTGTCTGCTTCAGTTGAGCGAGCGCAGAGCGAAGGGTTGGTTGCAAGGTAGGAACTAGGAGATGAGCCCTAGCCGCGTGTTCGATAAGCCTGTGGTTAGTTTAAACATCTGGGTTAAGAGACTCGCGAACATCGGTAGTGACTGCATCGTCGATAGAAACCTACTCGTGCAAAATGTCAAGCGTCTCCTTCATGGGAGGATGGTCGTTCTTTGGGTATGTCACCTTGCTACGAATGAACTCGAGCTGTAGGTCCTTGCGCTCCTCTGGGATAAGCGACTCGAAGAAGTATTTGTTAGCCAAGGTCTTAGCGGTAGTGTCGCACATGCTTCGACTAATCCTTTTCGTCAAGAGCTGaagctcctccttccttccgaTGAGGTCTTCGAGTAGAACAAGTTTCCTGATGGACCACCTGGCAGAGAAGGCCTTAAATTTCATCGCCGTCAGAAGCCTTTGATCCAGCCGGCTACGATAGTTGTCCTCGAGATGTCATTCCTCGAGAGCTTCGACCTTCCTACTGTCAAAATACTCGAGACAGATCCTGATCATGTCAGGTGAATGGACAGCGCAGTCAGCAGCCTCGCGCTCGAACCAACGGAGGTCGTCATTAAGTGTGGCAGAGGTACCATCCCATACGTTAGCATCTCTACCACCCGGGTTGGGCATCCTACTCTTGTAGGGCTTGCAAGTACTCTCGTATCGTTGTACCTTATAAGCATCTTTGCGAACGGAAGCATATACATGTTCCGCAGCAGGACCGTTGTCAACGATGAAGGTGTCCCTCCGGGATAACCTTCCCCCCATGTTAGGGGCAGTCGTCACCTCAGGTGAACGACCAGGGAGTGCGCTAAGGCTCGTTCCCAAACTAGAGGCATGGTCATGCTTGGTAGTTTcgtttttttctttttcagaCTCTGGCTCACACCAGTTGGAAGTCACCACTAGTAATAGGACCAGTAGGTAGATTATGGGTGGGACTCGTCAAGTCCGTCGGGTTCCCCATGCTTGTCTCGTTCGTCGGGATCTTCGGCACCTTCTGAAAGCAAAGTGGTTTGAGTTGTGTCTCTAGTGGTCGAATTAGGCAAGATAAAAAAtaggggaaaagaagaggctttGCGATAAGCACGACAGTCTGCTCTGTGTTTTATTTCGGCCCTGCTACCATCAGTCCCCGAGCGTTTTTAGTTCGTGATTTGCGCTAGGGTCTCCAAACACATTTGTATTCTTCGGAGCCAACCCCCAAAGCTCAAATAACTCCGTAGTGTCCGCAGACAATTACAACAGCAATAATTACAACAACACAAAACGATCCGTGCGCTGCCATGATCTAAAACGCTCTACTCACCTAGAGACCTACCTACGCCCGCGGTGATTCGCCTCAGTACAGCGGACGAGACCCCATATGTAGGGTTAGTCCCAACCACCAGCACTCCCTGGCTATCGGGATTATGCCCTCCCGTAGGGACGGTAGTTATATGGCGGAAAGGATGTTGTAGGTGTAGTATGCGGCAGTAGGCAGGTGGTGTCATGTAGCAGGCTGGCATACACCACTAATAGTAGGTCCCGCGGTATGGGTATAGTAGTTATGTAGGGTGAACAGTTATGTGAGGTCTGCCTAGTAGTATTGGGTGTAGCCTATGGCTCGCTATGAATGTCATGAACCACTAAGAGTGATGTGCACTACCGACGAGATATGTATGTCGACCCTTATTAGTAGTACAGCCTACTAAATAACGAAGCCTACTAATCACGCGCTACTAATCCACATATATTACAACTCTGCTGCTCCTCGCTCCTCCTATCTCTTACGTAATACTCAACTCCTGTACCCAACGACCCGTAGCACTACGAGTACAACGGATATGCAGGGCATGGCAAAGATGGGATGTACATGCATGATGGCAAGGGGCAGGTTTCCATACAAATTACTACAAGTTATAGACATATTGCATAGAGTATGCAGCAGTACACAGTCTACCAGACACCAGGTACGGGTATCAGTTCATTTCTCGGCGCACGGTTGTGGTGGTGTTGACGATTAAGATGGGATGGAGCTAATTGATCGCAGTACGAAAAGCGAATAAAAATGATGTCTTTCCTGATCCTTAATGTGTGCTAAACCAAGGCAATAGTATCGTAGCCTAGACAAGCAGTATTGGAGCGTGCTTAGAAATTAAAAGCATCATATGCATACTCTGTGGTCTGTGGTCTGCTGGCTACCTCAATGACGACCAGAAGAGACATCTTTTTTGGATTTGAAGTTGGTGACGTTCGTTGATCATCAAAGCTATTCCAAGTTCGAATCTCATCCTCGGAAGCAAAGATGCCCCCTTTCCCGTAAGCAAACACGCCGGACGCTTTGCCGCAAAGATGTGCGCGCGCCGATTGGGATCAATTTAAAGGAGAGTTTGTGCTGCTTTGAAGGAACATTGCTCGTTGTTACTCAAAGCGAATTTGATTATCGAAACCATACACGCTCATGAACATAGTGAAACATCACGATGGCCATAACAGCTGCCGCACCTCAGCCGCACAATTAcgggagagaagggacaaagggaagagaagatggaactGGCGGAAACCCAAAACCGAACAATGAACCCTATCCGATAAGGAAACCGGAAAGGGCAGATATTTTTCTAAACGGGCGTAATGGGCTGgcgagaaagaaggaacaaCTTTGAATAAAGCAGAGTCAAGGTCCCAGTTTAACGCAAGGACCCTGAGAGGGCGCCAGTTTGGCTCGGGATTTGCGTGGTGGTTTGGCCGTTGCCACGTTTCTCTGCTCGCGACTAGTCTAGATTTCTGAATTGTAACCCCTGGATCTAAACCTCCCACGCTCGCTCGTTCTTCGGTCGCAGCTGTTAACCTTCTCTTACACCGCCAACGTGCTTTCCCGATTTTGTCAGCTTTGTCCatccctttctttttctttcctaCTTCTTCACCAAACGCTTACATCCTCCCCGCCCATACCCTCAGCTCCCACTCAAAATGGCCCCCATCACTGTCAAGAAGATCTGCTGTAGTGAGTATCAGCTTCCTTATGATACCCCTTCCGCGCCCAATGGCTGCTTCCGATCTTGCCATATGTTGCAGGATGGACGACAGCGTCTACAGATAGTTTGCCATCCATTTATTCCTACTGTTTCCTTGGAGCGACAAGGATGGTGCTGAccatttctcttctcaacctcttcagTCGGCGCTGGTTATGTCGGTAAGTCACATTCTTTATAAGACGTGACGCGTCGCCCGCTGACCGTTTATCATCCAGGCGGTCCTACTTGCGCCGTTATGTACGCGTGGCATCCCTCTTGTACCCTTGTGGATCATTTGCTGACGCGTTTTTTACCTTGTTCTTGACGAATAGCGCGTTGAAGTGGTAAGTGTACATGTCTCGTTTCTTCGTTCCTCCACTCCCGAATTTTCCCATATCTTTTGCCAAAACCTTTATACCTACCCTCACGCCATATTCTATACTATCCACCGTATTGTCAATAGTGGGTCCTTTGCAAGATCGTTGGCTGACCAGTTTTATACAGCCCCCAAATTCAAGTCACCATTGTTGACCTCAACCAGCAGCGAATTGACGCCTGGAACTCTGACAACCTCCCTATCTACGAGCCTGGTCTCGATGAGGTTGTCAAGGCCACCAGGGGCAagaacctcttcttcagcacTGATGTTGACAAGGGTATCGAGGACGCCGAGTGAGAATTTTTGGTTTTCTTGGAAAAGCTGTTGGCTAATACATAGTAGCCTCATCTTTGTTTCCGTCAACACCCCCACCAAGAAGTCTGGTGTCGGTGCCGGCTACGCTGCCGACTTGAAGTGAGCCCTTTTTGTCTTTATATTTCATTTACAAGCTCACATCTCAATAGGTTCCTTCAGCTCGCCACTCGACGAATCGCTGAGGTCGCTACCTCTTCCAAAATCGTCGTCGAGAAGTCCACCGTGCCCTGCAGAACTGCCGAGTAAGCTACCAAGTCTTGTTTCCGGATTTCAACTGACATTTTACAGGTCTATGCGGACCATTCTCGAGGCCAACTGCAGGCCCGGATGCCATTTCGATATCCTTTCTAACCCTGGTAAGGTATTTTGCGATAGTTCCACAAACTGTTCTAACAATTGTTCAGAGTTCCTTGCCGAGGGTACCGCTATCTCCGATCTTTTCAACCCTGACCGAGTTCTTATTGGTTCTCTCCAGACCGAACAAGGTATCGATGCTTGCCAAGCTCTTTCTGGCGTCTACGCCAACTGGGTTCCTAAGGAGCGAATTTTGACCGTCGGCCTTTGGTCTTCTGAGCTTTCCAAGCTCGCTGCCAACGCCATGTTGGCTCAGCGAATTTCCTCTGTTAACGCCCTCTCTGCCATTTGCGAGGCTACTGGCGCCAACATTGACGAGGTCTCCTACGCTGTCGGTAAGGACACGCGAATGGGTTCCAAGTTCCTCAAGGCGTCTGTCGTAAGTGTCATCGATCAGAGCCTGAATGCAACTCACGCAATTTGTCGTAGGGTTTCGGTGGTTCTTGTTTCCAGAAGGACATTCTCAACTTGGTCTACCTTTCTGAgtctctccaccttcccGAGGTTGCCAAGTACTGGCGTGCGGTTGTTGAGATGGTGTGTCTAGCCTACTTGCTCTGTAAAAAGAGTATTGCTGACATGACTACAGAATGAATACCAGAAGAGCCGATTCGCCCGAAAAGTTGTTGACACCCTCTTCAACACCATCActggaaagaagattgcgATTCTTGGTTGGGCCTTCAAGAAGGACACTGGTGACAGTGAGTCGATGACTGTTTACTAAATCAAGCCTTTCACTGATCGCAGAACAGCCCGAGAGTCTCCTTCCATCGGCATCGCCAACCACTTCTTGTCCGAGAAGGCTCGTATCGCTGTCTATGACCCTCAAGTCACAGAGTCTCAGATCTGGCTTGACATGACTGAGTGGGTACATCGATCAGTTCTTTGAGAACATTTACTAACAGTGTACGCAGCTACGGAGAGATTCCCGCTGAGCCCAGTATGTGTTGAAAACTTGTCTGTCTTTTATTGGCATCCACTGACCTCATCCAACAGTCCAACCCCACCTTACAATCTGCAAGAGTGTCGAGGAGGCTTGTGCCAACGCGGAGGCCATCGTCATCTGCACTGAATGGGACGAGTTCAAGACTCTtgactggaagaagagtgggtCACTCAGCGGCTGATCGTTGGAAAATAACGCTAACGTTTGCTATTAGTCTACGACAACTGTCCCCGACCCGCTTTTGTCTTTGATGGTCgactcatcctcaaccgACAGGAGCTCACCAACATCGGTTTCAAGGTCGTCACTATCGGTACTGGCGACCGTATTTAAGGCGATAGTCGAAGGCGTTGTTTGAGTGCATGATCCTTGTATCCATTATACTTCTATTAGAATATATATAGCAGTCACAAAACTAGCGATACCCAACATTCGTGCTAGTCTCCTGCAAAACATCTTTGTCTGTTGGTTGCCTTGAAATCCATAGAACATATTATGAATCGGCTTTATCTGGGTTATCAATAAATATACGCGACGTGATTATGGGTTGACGCGTCTGTGATGTCTTCGTGTATTTTTGTATTTCTGACTGCTTAATATGCTTGTTATCTTCTATTTCTTTGACCACTTTTGATTGCGTTCTTTTTACTCTCGACAATGACCGCAGAAATTGCCACCGTATCTCTTGATGTCTTTTTAGCAGACCCATCGTCCAAAGCCGCTCAACTGGAAGCCCGTAACGCTGCTGAGTCTCTTATTCGGACAGGGGCGTTGATCGTCCGTGACTCTCGTGCACCCAAAGAAGCAAACGACAGATTCCTTGACCTGTTTGAAGACTACTTTGCCCAGTCACAGGAAGCattgaaggaggatgagcgGCCAGAGCTCGGGTTCCAAGTGGTAAGCAGATACGAAAAGTATTCGTACGCTCTGCGTTAATAAGAATGATGCGATATAATGAGTAGGGTGTTACGCTGGAGAACACAGAAAAGCCGAAATGCTCCTCGGATGGAGACTGTAAAGCTATCATTGCGTCACTTGAAGCTTCTGAAAGACCGCAAGACCTAGAAGGCTTTGGTGCAGACCCGAAATGTCGGTGAGTTATGGCTGCTATTATACGGGTTTATACCATCCATCGTACTAATTTACGTATTCACGCAAATCAGGTTCTTCCACCGGATGTCGGAAGTTCCGCCGTACCAAAGCAACTTTCCAGTACTTGAAGCACCGAACGTGACTCCGCGAGCATTTGAAAGGAcgtgggaggagagagtgaATGAATGGGGAATGTTTATGAGGCAATCGTGAGTCTAGAGGTTGGTAAGTGGCTTATGAGGATTGCCGCTAAAGATTGTGTGTTTCAAGGGTAGAAGGGGTCGCAAGGATGGTTGCGTTGGGATTGGATATGGAAGAAAGGGCGTTTTTGGATGCGGGGCGTTATGGGTGAGCATACCCATAAAGACACCTCTCTTTAGTTacaggaagggagagactAAATTTGATGAAGATCACACCTGCTCGCACCTACTGCCACGGATTTAGAAAAGTACGGAGAGCTTAACACGTATGTACCCCCGTTCTGTACCCGACGGTCGATGATTGATGGAATCATAATAGTATTTGTGCCGGCTTCCATACGGATCTCAACTTCCTTACTATCCACGGCCAGTCACGATACCCTGGACGTAAGTTACTCACCTTGCTCCTAACATTTCAAGGTTCTGACGTAAGTGATACAGTGCATATATGGGCTAGAAATacagggaagaagatccaGGTGAAGATCCCTCCCGGATGCTTGCTTGTCCAGGCAGGGAAGCAAATCGAATGGCTGACTGGTGGACTTATCAAAGGTCAGGCAATCGCTTATGACTTGACACAGGTTGCTAATGTGAACGTTTATCATAGCTGGCTACCATGAGGTCGTTTGTACAGAAGCTACTCTGCAAGTGAGTCGTTTAACAAAATATGCCAATCAGCGACATAGCTAAGTCGAGCTATGAAGACTCTCAAAAGACGAAAGTCAGAGTTCCCCGACCGACCTTCTATCCGTATCTCATCAACTTTCGTACGGCCTACCAATGCTACGAAACGGCTGTAGGTTATTATGGCTGACGGCTTCATTGTAGTTTTGGCATCTCAGTCCCGATTACGAGCTCTCGCCCATCCCATCCTTGCAACGAGAAGCGGAGAAACGGTTTGGGAAGCAGGAGGACTATGGGACTATGCTTGTCGGAGATCAGGTTCGGAGGTAAGTCGGGCGGTCGCCGCATTGAGAAACCTGTACTGACTCGGAAATTTAGGGAGTTAGGTCTCATTGCTCTCATGCCAGCGTGATGGACAGGACAGTAGTTGCCTGTGTGAGGAGCGCGTTATTCATTTAAGAGGCACTTTTTTGATCCATATAATACCGCCTTGAACGGATTTCCTAGAGTTCTTGATCACATCTAGCGGCCTTGTATGTAAACGTGAGACGGCGTAATGATTCAAACTGAATAATAGTCAGCCGTAACGTCTCATG
It encodes the following:
- a CDS encoding UDP-glucose 6-dehydrogenase; the encoded protein is MAPITVKKICCIGAGYVGGPTCAVIALKCPQIQVTIVDLNQQRIDAWNSDNLPIYEPGLDEVVKATRGKNLFFSTDVDKGIEDADLIFVSVNTPTKKSGVGAGYAADLKFLQLATRRIAEVATSSKIVVEKSTVPCRTAESMRTILEANCRPGCHFDILSNPEFLAEGTAISDLFNPDRVLIGSLQTEQGIDACQALSGVYANWVPKERILTVGLWSSELSKLAANAMLAQRISSVNALSAICEATGANIDEVSYAVGKDTRMGSKFLKASVGFGGSCFQKDILNLVYLSESLHLPEVAKYWRAVVEMNEYQKSRFARKVVDTLFNTITGKKIAILGWAFKKDTGDTRESPSIGIANHFLSEKARIAVYDPQVTESQIWLDMTDYGEIPAEPIQPHLTICKSVEEACANAEAIVICTEWDEFKTLDWKKIYDNCPRPAFVFDGRLILNRQELTNIGFKVVTIGTGDRI